The following is a genomic window from Desulfonatronum thiosulfatophilum.
ATAATGAGCGGATCGCTAAATAAGGTCATACTCGTCGGTAGACTCGGACAAGACCCAAAACTTGCCTATACCCAAAGCGGGCAGCCTGTAGCCAATTTCACGTTGGCCACGGATGAGTCCTATACGGACAAAGACGGTCAGAAAGTTGACAAAGCGGAATGGCACCGGGTCGTGGTTTGGGGCAAACAATCAGAGTTTGTGGGCAATTACCTGTCTAAAGGACGATTGGTGATGGTCGAAGGCAAATTGCAAACCCGTAAGTGGCAGGATCAACAGGGCCAGGATCGGTATACCACCGAAATCGTCGCCCAGCGTGTTCAGGCAATGGATTCCAAGGGCCAGCGCACTGAAGAAGCTCCCATGCCTGATGATCGCAACCTCCAGGATCGTGCCCCGCAACCTTCCGAAGTCAGTGGGATGGACGACGTGCCTTTCTAGAGTCTAACACTCCCAAACTGTAAACAGGAGAAGGCGAAGTAATTGATTTACTTCGCCTTTACTTTTTGCAGTTTTTAAAGGATGGAGTGAGATGTTCGTCGGTGCTATATTTTGAACAATGCTTGACAGGATCTTGAGAGTTTGAGCAAATCAAC
Proteins encoded in this region:
- a CDS encoding single-stranded DNA-binding protein, with protein sequence MSGSLNKVILVGRLGQDPKLAYTQSGQPVANFTLATDESYTDKDGQKVDKAEWHRVVVWGKQSEFVGNYLSKGRLVMVEGKLQTRKWQDQQGQDRYTTEIVAQRVQAMDSKGQRTEEAPMPDDRNLQDRAPQPSEVSGMDDVPF